The nucleotide window AATACATGTTAAGTTGAGATCAATATAAATAACAGAAATCTCCCACTACTAGTAAATAGACAAACTGATAAATAAGCCATTGAACTGTAAGCAATCCAACCATTAAGATGAGGTAACTACAGGTAGAATGTATCTAATTGAACTTTCTTTATACAGTACATTGAAACTAAATACaagtaaagaaaaaacaaaaattgggCTTACTTAATAAACTATAAACACTAGCTGATGGTGCACTCTCTGGAGTTTCCACCCCCCTCAGAAGAGGCATCGCTATCTGAAAATCCTAAAACATAAGCCTCcccttcttcttcatcatcactcTCAAGATCAGCTCGACTGTATCTCCTTTCAATATATGCCAGTGTTTGCCGCCTCTGCAGCCTCAAAACATGCATTATAACATCAGGAGTAAGATTTATCCGTGAATGGTCCTCTCTTCCCTGCCTATTAGACTCCATAATCTGttcatcaacatataaaatttagaaaatatacaataaatgaCAATGACAAATAAGACTCAGTGGTATGCTCAGGTCTAATATCTTTCTAAATAGCACCTTTTCTGCATTGTCAGGCAATGGAGGAACTTTGCTTGCCATAGGAGCCCAGAGCTTCACACTTTTTTCTATTCCACAAGTAGCAAACATAGGCAAATGGGGATGGGGCTCAAGCTGATTTACAATATGCCGGTCACCAAACATTAATCGTATCAATTTACCACCCTTCTTCTTCCAAATAAATATATGGCCACAGTCAGACCCACTCATGACATATTCATCATTGGGGCCAAAGAAATTCACTCCTTTAACTGTCTTTGAATTTCTATGGCCCATGTAAACAGGTGGCTCTTCAACTTTCTGTATGTCTTCACGAGGTATAGATGATGGTGAGGAACCCAGTCCCATGTTATTCTCAAACATATAAATGAGTTCATCATTGTAGGAAATAAGCAGTTCACTTGTGCTTGAATAAGCCAACCCAGTGATGTGAATATTATTATTCCCAATCAGATGACGGGGACAAAACGTGTTCACAGGTACATCTGAACTACATGATGCATCCCATTTACATTTTCTTATGTCATAAACATGTGCATATTCATCAGAACCTCCTACAGCAAAGTAAACAGGATGTCTCGGGTCAATTACAATAGCATTCAAACTTATGCTATTTTGGTGATGCTTGCTGTTTTTTGTGAATGACGAGCAATGGAAAAGCCTTGTAGCACTATAACTTCGCAGATCATACtgcaaaatgaaaagaaagaacgcctctgaaaatatataaaagaaagagagtttTTACATAGTTCAGATAAAAAAATTGACCAACATGTTGGATGAAACCATCTTCACCACAGCTATATAAGATGTAGGGACTTCCTGGCTCCACAGCAAGCTTGTACACACGCCCTTGGTGCCTCCCCAACCTCTTTGTATCAACTTGGCCATCCTCTGAAACTTGTCCAAACCTCACCtataagaaaagaagaaagttcTTGTCATTAAAAGTATACAACCATTCTTTGGATATGCATACGTTGAATAGATCCAAAGTAttgctaaaattaaaaattctaaaatttatattgtcATTGAAATTTTACAGAAAACTCAATTTCCAGATTCCACAtgaatatgtttgattttactgtggctttcattttttaaaaagcatgtgtgtgtgtatgtatgtatcgAAATTAATATCAGGATGTCActcatacaaaataattttctaatcaGGACGCCAAGACTACAGATTTACTCATATCTATTTACatcaagagaaagaaagatcCTATAACAAAAAGGCATGAAACAAAATATGCATTTACCTGGCCATCAGCAGCAGAAGTTACTATTTTACAATCATCAGTGAAAGGCATAATTCGTGTTTGAAATATGTTATCAAAGTGTCCAGAAGGATATGAGAATAATTTTCTTCCGGTTTTCCAAGTccaaaatataacatttttgtCATCAGAACCTGACACAAGATGGTCACCGGTAGAGTTGAATTCTACTGCATTCACACAACCCTCATGACCATTTAACTTTCCATTAAGATTGATTTGCTTCACCAGCTCCTGAAAACAAAAAGTAAACTAAAATCAGTCTCAACCCAACGATCTCTAAAACCCAGATCTCAATCTTGATGGTTCACGATCCTGTTCGGAGTGTGTAACGGGAGCTCAAAACATGGCTAAAGTGAATATTACAAACCCTATCATAACATTCCATGAACCTTCCACTAAAATTTGTGAGAAATTactgaaaattataatattacacaaaatcaaaagcTCATTTGTAGTGACACAAAAGCAATTTATATTGTTACGAACTGTTTCTACTTTCATGCCAGTGatcaattaattattcattttgatCATCCAAATCACATATCAATCCGTATAAACTGATCCAGCATAATACAGTTAACAATTCACTTATTTATGATCCAAAAGCCccttaaaaaaagaataaatttgatacataaaacaataattttaataccATCTATCATTGCCTGAGTGATCATAGTTAATTACTTGATTACTAAAAAAATAGGAAGAATTTTATAACCTCTGAAGCAGCGAACCAGCGAGTTACGTCTCTGGGCCGAGACAAGCCCATCTCTCTCCGGTAAATCTCGGTAAATCCATCTCTAGTTCCCTTAAAACTCGTCTTCATTTAGCGGAATTCGACTCACAGatagcttctttttttttttttttccttctttctttagTTTCTGAGGTTTGACGGAGGAGAACACCGTGGGCCGCTGTTTCACGTTGAAGAAAAATTCGGTGCGAATGGATGACGTGCACGGTTGAATTGTGCTAATGTCCAGTTACGTTGAACCACGCCGacttatcataaataaataaatcaacttaaaatatatatatatgtagagagagagagagagagagagagattcgAATACGTGAATCTGCTGCACaggataataaaatataattatatatatatatatttatttatttatgatattatttaaattaatattattttatttttaatttaaaattattcaattatataataatatttatataaatatatatatattttttatatatttaaaatagttatacctaattttattataaaagtaaagatggtataaattatattaaggGCCAACAGACAAGTTTCACCCAAATTCAGTATAATAACAAATTCTTCGACTTAATATTTATAAGGTTTGATATATGcttattatctatttttgctaataaattttattatttatatataaaggtaattttttctgaattttgcCAAGAAATTCTTAAAAACATTAATGCATTTAATTTTTGTCTATGAACACTAACATTTTGAGGGAGTGAATTTTTGAGTTGATTTATGTGGagaaaattctatcaaatttttGAAGCAGTCAAACTCCTCCAGGCTCTCTCTTGAAAATTAGTTTCAAAACATATGCAATGATGTAAGTTgattcaagaattttaattttaagatgtcACTTTCAAACCTATTTTGAAACACATCGAAGTATTTAAGACTTGTTAGATATCCAAATCAAATTAGAAGTTTTCTTGTAAAGGAATTATCATAAAGCTCAAGTTATCAAAGTGTCTTCAGCTCCCCAATTTCTCTTTGGATTTCACTTGacttaaaattatcaaagaGTTCATGATTTCTTAAGGGAGTAAAATTTTGAATGCCATCAAGGATCTCTCCTCCCATGAtgcaatttgtaaaattaaaattttcaaacttagtggTGAAAATGTTGTTTCATCAAAGCTCATGCAGGGAAGTTATTTGGCCTTGTATAATCTATTGGTAAAGAACTTCACGAATTTAGGCTATAGAAATATATTTagcaattttattattattttaagtaagcttgtatataaataaatacaaaaatatgattttttttaaaaatagatattaggttttataaagtaaaatgtataattttaagatattaatttttttttaataacaaaaaactcTATTTATATCAAATCATTCTTTTaaagtcaaaataattatatcaaacaaaataaatctttaatCTAATATCTGACCcacataaaactttttttttttttcacttttcaaactaCTTTTTGATGGTCCAAATAAAAATTCATGTTTATCTTATGAAGTAAGAGAGATAGATGAGTTGGTACTACTTAATTGGTTGAGTggaaaagttaaaaagaatCAACCGTGAGTACAAGATAATCATGGAGTTTTTATCTACGGACTATGAAACGAGTGCTTCGTGCTTGCCAGGACCAATTTTTGGACATTACAATACAATTGCGTGATTGAGAGTGTagaattattgaacataaaGAAATACCGCTTTATTAGTGGCTTGGTGTCTCCATGCTACTTGTTCTCTTCACTCTTTAAAGACTCTTATGTCAACGGGGGTCCCACGTGACAAGCACCTCTCTTATGGGACAGCGTCCTCATAGTTGGACTTTAATTTTCCCCCTCACAAACTACTGCTTAGCCTTAGCAGAATAGGAGCCAACACCCAAGCTTCCTTGTTGACCAATCATATGATTTGTGATTCTAGTGAAACAATAGCGCAAGCAAACGAGAGGCATGAAATTA belongs to Mangifera indica cultivar Alphonso chromosome 2, CATAS_Mindica_2.1, whole genome shotgun sequence and includes:
- the LOC123209463 gene encoding DDB1- and CUL4-associated factor 8; the protein is MKTSFKGTRDGFTEIYRREMGLSRPRDVTRWFAASEELVKQINLNGKLNGHEGCVNAVEFNSTGDHLVSGSDDKNVIFWTWKTGRKLFSYPSGHFDNIFQTRIMPFTDDCKIVTSAADGQVRFGQVSEDGQVDTKRLGRHQGRVYKLAVEPGSPYILYSCGEDGFIQHYDLRSYSATRLFHCSSFTKNSKHHQNSISLNAIVIDPRHPVYFAVGGSDEYAHVYDIRKCKWDASCSSDVPVNTFCPRHLIGNNNIHITGLAYSSTSELLISYNDELIYMFENNMGLGSSPSSIPREDIQKVEEPPVYMGHRNSKTVKGVNFFGPNDEYVMSGSDCGHIFIWKKKGGKLIRLMFGDRHIVNQLEPHPHLPMFATCGIEKSVKLWAPMASKVPPLPDNAEKIMESNRQGREDHSRINLTPDVIMHVLRLQRRQTLAYIERRYSRADLESDDEEEGEAYVLGFSDSDASSEGGGNSRECTIS